Below is a genomic region from Gemmobacter sp. 24YEA27.
AGGCCGTCCAGATCGGCGCCGCCCAGCAGAACCTTGCCCGCAACCGGCGGGATCAGCCCCAGAAGGGTGCGAAACAACGTGGTCTTCCCCGCCCCGTTCGGCCCGAGGAGGCACAGAACCCGCCCCGCATGAAGGTCGAACCCGATGCCCCGGATCAACGGCCGGGCGCCATGGCCGACCGCCAGATCACGCGCCGACAGCAGCGGCGCCTCATTCACTGTCAGCCGTTCCATGCCCGCGCCCCCCTGGCCAGCAGGATCACGAAAACCGGCGCGCCAAGCACGGCAGTCAGGATGCCCAGCGGCACTTCCATCGGCGCGATCATCCGTGCGGCGGTATCGACCAGCACCATGAACGATGCCCCCGCCAGCAGCGCCGCCGGCAGCATCCGGTCAAAGCGCGGCCCCGCCACCAGTCGCGCCATATGCGGCACCATCAGCCCGATCCAGCCGATCACCCCCGCCAGCGCCACCGCCGCCGCCGTGATCAGCGTCGCCGCCGCGATCACCACAAACCGCAGACGCCCGGCCTCGATCCCCATCGCGCGGGCCTCGTCATCGCCCATCGCCAGAAGCCCGATCCGCCAGCGCAGCGCGATCAGCGGCACGAGGCCCAGGATCACCGCCGGCGCCGCCGCCAGCAGATCGACCCGCTTGACGCCGGCAAGGCTGCCCATCAGCCAGAAGGTGATCGCGGGAAGCTGTTCATCCGGATCTGCAAGCAGCTTCACCAGCGAGATCCCCGCCCCCGCCAGCGCGCCAATGACGATCCCGCACAGGACCATGACCAGAAGCTGTGCGCCGCCCCTGAGCGCCAGTGTCAGCCCGATCACCAGCGCCACCGTCGCAAGGCCAAAGCCAAAGCCCATCAGCTGGATCGCCATCACCGGCAGGCCCAGCAAGATCCCGAGCACCGCGCCAAACCCCGCCCCGGCCGAGACGCCAAGGATATCGGGCGAGACCAGCGGGTTGCGGAACACCACCTGATAGGCCGCCCCCGCCGCCGCCAGCCCCGCCCCGATCAGCGCCGCAGAGATCACCCTTGGGCCGCGGATGTTCCACAGCACCACCTGCGCCTGGCGATCATCCCCCGCCCCCGTCAGGCCCCCCGTCAGGCCCCCGGTCAGCCCGCCCGTCAGAGCATTAAAAATCTGGCCGGGGCTCAGCGGGTATGGCCCGAGGCCGATCCCGAGGATCAGCGCGAAGACCAGCGCCAGCGCCAGCAGGGAAAGCCGCATTCTTCTGGTCCCGATCCTATTCGCCCAGCAACGCGTCCAGCGCTGCCGCATCCGGCGTCACCTGGTAGAAGAGCGTGTAGAACTCAGCGATCTCCTGGCGCAGATCAGCCTGTTCCAGATCTCCTCCGGCCAGGTCCGGGTAGAAGACATGTGCCAGATATTTCAGGCCGATCAAGCGGTTGACCGAAGGCGGCGCGTCGATAAAGCCAAAGGGCTCACCGGGTGCAAGATAGATGCGTCCCTGATCGACCGCCGGGATCCCCTGCCATTCCGGCATCTTGCGCACATTGGCCGCGAAATCGCGGTCCACCGTCAGAATGATATCCGGCGCCCAGGCCTGGATCTGTTCGGGCGAGACCGTGACCAGCCCACGCGTCTCGGCCTCGACCACATTGATGCCGCCCATCCGTTCAATGATCTCGGCATTGATCGAGCCGCGCGCCGGGCTTTCCAGCCCCTCCGGACCACGGGCCAGGTAGACGCGGGGGCGCTCTGCATCGGGCACCTGCGCAAGCAAAGCGTCCGCCTCCGCATAGGCGGCCTCGGCGTAAGTTGCGAGCTGCTCGCCCCGGGCATCGACCCCAAGGATCGCCGCCATCTCACGGATCGCCTGTGGCGTCGCGGCAAAGCTGCCATCGATCAGCACATAGGGCAGCCCCGCCTGATCCTGCACCCGCGTCGCCAGGTCGCGGTAAGTGGCATTCACGGTGCCGAAATCGACGATCAGCTCGGCCCCGGTGGTCAAAAGCACCTCAAGGTTCAGCGTATCGCCCTTGCCGGTCAGCCGCCCCAGCGCCGGCAAGCCGCGCGTCTCGGGCAAAAGATAAGGCAGATCGTCGGGTTTTGGCGCCATCACCCAGCCGACCATCGCTTCGGGCTTCAGCGCATAAAGCAGCACCGAGGCGGGCGGCCCGGCGGCAAAGACCTTTTCCGGGTTCAGAGGCACCAGCACCTCGCGGCCGGTGGCATCGGTGACGCTTTGTCCGTCAAATGCCAGAACCGGCGCGGCCAGGGCGGCAAAAACCGCGGCCAGCACGGCGCGGCGGGTTGGGAAGCTCATGGAATCGCTCCGAATTCGCCTTTGATATCAACAAGCGGCGTGCCATTGACACAGTCCAGGCCGCGCACATGCAGAACCGCGCCTTCAACGCGCAACAGCCGCACCACCGTCGCCGCTATCGGATTGGGCCGGACCGGCGAGCGCAGCGAGAATGTCCCCACCGAGGCATCGCCGAAATTCGGGTTCTGCCGCATCAGGTCGCGGCGCGAGAGATGCATCCAGTATAACAGCTGGATCCGCTCGCGCCCCTCGACCCCCGCCAGCCCCTCGATCCAGCGCGGGTCAAGTTCGACCCGGCAATCGGGGCCGGTCTCGGGATCGCCCCGGCGCGGGCATTGGCTGCGATCCGTCCAGGGGGTGCGCAGCCGGCCGATGAACCAGATCGAGGCGTCGAATGCCCCGGGCAGCGGCACCGCCACCTCATGCGGGCGCAGGTCGGTCACGTGATCAGTCATCGGTGCCGATCATCACATCCGAGGCCTTGATCACCGCCGAGGCCTTTGCGCCCACGGTCAGACCCAGCTCTTTCACCGCCTCTTTGGTGATTGCCGCCGTGACAATCGAGCCGCCAAGATCAAGGCGGACATGGCTCGTCACCGCGCCGGTGACAATCTCGATCACCGTTCCCGGCAGGACATTTCGGGCGCTCAGTCGCATCTCGGTCTCTCCCCTGATGGCGGCCCTATGGCCGCGCCATATGTATGGTGCAACACATCGGAGGGAGCAGCAAGCCCCGCCGCCCTGGCCACATTGCCTGCCTTGTGAAAAGCTGCGCGGAAAATATGCGTTTTGCCCGGGCGCCCGCTCTGCCAGGATGGGCAAAGCAACCGGAGAACCGCATGCGGATCGCCCTTCTCAGCGATATTCATGGCAATCGCGAAGCGCTGGAGGCAGTGCTTGCCGATGCGGCGGCGCGGGATATCGGGCGCTGTGTGATCCTTGGCGATATCGTCGGATATGGCCCCGATCCGGCCTGGTGCGTGCAGCGGATCCAGGAGATGGAGGCCGCCGGCGCTCTGGTGCTCCGGGGCAATCATGATGCCGCCATCGCAGGATCTGCGCGCGACATGAACGCCACGGCGCGGGCCTCCATCGACTGGACGCGGCCACGGCTTTCCGCCGCTCAGACCGGCTGGCTTGCCGCGCTGCCACTGACGATCCGCGAGGAGGACCGGCTTTACACCCATGCCTCGGCCCATAGCCCGGGCGACTGGATCTATGTCACCTCGGACCGCGATGCGATGGCTAGCTTTCGCAGCTCTGACGCCGGTGTGATCTTTTGCGGTCACGTCCATGTGCCGGCGCTCTACAGCAGTGACATCCATGACCGGATCCAGGCCCATGCAGAGAGGCCCCGGATCCCGGTGCCGCTTTTGTCGTCGCGGCGCTGGCTGGTGGTGGCAGGCTCGGTCGGGCAGCCCCGCGATGGCAGCCCCCAGGCCGGCTGGGCCATCTTTGAAACCGCGACCCGCGAGCTCAGCTTTCGCCGCACGCCCTATGATACCGCCATCACCGCCGGAAAGATCCTGGCTGCCGGCCTGCCCGAAGAGCTTGCCCTGCGCCTGAGGAGCGGAGAATGAGCCGCAGCCAGAAACGCCCGGCCGAGGGGCTTCAGATCGACGGTTTCACCCTTGGCCCGCTTTTGCATCGCGGCGGCTTTGCCACGATCTGGGAGGTCACCCATCCCGATCATCCCGGCCCGATGGTGATGAAGGTGCCGACCATTCTCGACGGCGATGACGGGCCGACGATTGTGGGGTTCGAGATTGAACAGATGATCCTGCCGCGCCTTTCGGGCCCGCATGTGCCACAGCTGATCGCGGCGGGCGATTTCGCGGTCATGCCCTATCTGGTGACGGCAAAACTGCCAGGCGCCTCGTTCCAGGAGCTGTTTGACCGCGCGCCGCTGCCGCCCGATCAGCTGGTCGCGCTGGCCATCGAAATCGCGACGGCGCTGCATGAGGTGCATCGCCAGCGGGTGATCCATCTGGACCTCAAGCCCGGCAATCTGATGCGCGATGAGGCCGGGCGGCTGGTGCTGATCGATTATGGCCTCGCGCGCCATCTTGATCTGCCGGATCTGCTGGGCGAGGAATTTGCCATTCCGATGGGCACTTTCCCCTATATCGCGCCCGAGCAGTATCTGCATCACCGCGATGATCCGCGTTCGGATATTTTCGCCTTCGGCGCCTTGCTTTACGAGCTTGCGACCGGAAGGCTGCCCTTCGGCCGGACCACCACGCTGCGCGCCGTGCGCCGCCGCCTCTGGCGCGATCCGCTGCCGCCGCGCGCGCTGAACCCCGATCTGCCGCCCTGGTTGCAGGAGATCATCCTGCGTGCGCTGGAGGTCGAGCCGGAAGAGCGCTTTCAGTCGGCGGCGCAGATGGCTTTTGACCTTGGCCATCCCGATCAGGTGCAGCTTACCGCGCGCGCCACAAAGCTCGAGCAGGACGGGGTCTGGCCGGTCTTGCGGCGGCGCTGGCGCGCAAGGCGGATCCGGGGCTACCTGCCCGCACCATCCCCCGAAGACGCCTCCCGCGCCCAGGTGGTGATGGCCGCCGTCGACCTCTCGCCCGAGATGGAGGCCTTGTCGCAGGAGATCCTCCGTGCCACACGCGAGATCCTGCATTTCCGCCCCGAGGCGCGGCTTGCCTGTGTCAATGTGCTGCGCAGCACGCGGATCCAGCTGGATCAGGGCACCGATGAAGCGGGCAACAATCTGCATGTCGCCCGCCTTGTCGCACTGAAAGCCTGGGGCGAGGCGCTTGGCCTGCCCGAAGGACGCGTAACCTATACCGTGCTTGAAGCCCCCGACCCCGGCAATGCGCTGACCGAACACGCGACCCGTATCCTTGCCGGTCATATCGTGATGGGCGCGCGGGCAAGTTCGGCACTCCGGCGCTATCTTGGTTCGGTCTCGGCCCAGGTGGTGGCCGAAGCGCCCTGCACCGTGACCATCGTGCGTCTGCCCGCCCCCGGAGGCTGAGACCTCTGCGCTGAGAGCGGGGCCTTTTCGTGCCCGCCAAATCAGGCTAGCCATGGTCGGAACAATTTTCCCGGGGAAATCCGATGCCGCGCTCCTATTCTTTCACCCACGCAATCAGCCGCAAACCGGCGCAGTCGATCATCCGGGGGCTGCGCGCCGTGGATACCGGCAACCCGGACCTTGCCCTGATGGAGGAACATCACAGCGCCTATATCGCAGCCTTGCGCTCGACCGGGGCCGAGGTCACGGTACTGGAGGCGCTCGACGCCTATCCGGACAGCGTTTTTGTCGAAGACACCGCGCTCTGCCTGCCTGAAGGCGCAGTGATCATGCGGCCCGGCGCGCCCTCGCGCCTCGGTGAGGCGGCCGAGATGGAGCCGCATCTGCGCGCGCTTTACAGCGAGATCCGCCGCATTGAGGGCGAAGACAGTTTCATCGAAGGCGGCGATGTCCTGATGGGCGAAACCGAGATCCTTGTCGGCCGCTCGGCCCGGACCAATGAGGCCGGGATCGCGGAGCTTGCGCGTCTGGTCGCCGATTGGGGCCAGGTGGTGCGCGAGGTCCATACCCCGCCGGGCGTGCTGCATTTCAAGACCGACTGCTCGCTGATGGATGCGGAAACCGTGCTCGCGACCGACCGGCTGGCGGCATCGGGCTGTTTCACCGGCTATAAGGTGATCGCGGTCGCCGAAGGGGAAGAGGCCTCGGCCAATGCGATCCGCTTCAACGGGATCGTGCTCTTCCCCGCCGGTTTCCCGAAGACCCGCGACCGGCTGGTGGCGGCGGGCTACGAAGTGGTCGAGATTGGCAATTCGGAATGCCAGAAAATCGATGGCGGCATGTCCTGCCTGTCATTGCGTTTCACGCCGCGCTGAACAGGGTGGCGCCGGTGCCCCCTGCCCGCCCGTTCAACATCGCAGCCGTGGTGCAACGCGGCCGCCTTGGGCATGAGGCGCTCTTGCTCGCGGCGTCACTGCGCGCGGCGGATCCCGGCTTTCAAGGGCGCCTTTTGCTGGCCGAGCCGCAACCGGGTCCTCTCTGGCCCGAAGATCCGCGCCTGCCAAAAGGCGCGCTTCGCGACCGGCTGGAAGAGCTGGGCGCCGAATTCGTGCCCTTTGACAGCAAGGTCTTTGGCGCCGCCTATGCGATCGGCAACAAGATCGAGATGCTGGCCGCCCTTCCCCATGAGCCTTTCCTCTTTCTCGACACCGATACGCTGGTGACGGGGCCGCTCTCGACGCTGGCGCCGGATTTCTCGCGGCCCTCGGCGTCGATGAAACGCGAGGACACCTGGCCGGTGATTGAGCTTTATGGCCCTGGCTATGCCGAGACCTGGGCCGCGCTTTATGACCGGTTCGGGCTGGATTTCGCGGGTTCGCTGGATCTGTCCTGGCCCGATGAACACTGGCAGCGCTACATGTATTTCAACGCGGGCTGGTTCCTGCATGACAGCCCGCAGGACTTTGGCCGCCGGTTTCTGGATTACGCGGAGACGATCCACAAAGACCGCCCGGCGGCGCTGGTCTGTCAGGAGCTCTGGCCCTGGCTGGATCAGATCGCGCTGCCGCTGGTGATCGCTTCTTTCGGCGGCGGCAGGCCAGGAACCGATCTGGCCGGGCTCGATAGTGATCTGACGCTGCATTACCGCACGCTGCCGCTGTTATACGCCACCGGATCGGACCTGGCGGTGCACGTGCTGGAGACCGTTGCGAAAGAGAAAGAGAACCGCCGCCTGCTGCGCGACTGGGAACAGGCCAAACAGATGGTTTATCAGAACCGGGGCCGCAAGGCGCGGGCGCTGTTTGACCAGAGGGATCTGCCGCGCCGCGAGAAGGTGATCCGCAATACGCTCAGACGCGAAGGGCTCTGGCTGCGCTGAGACGGCTGCGCTGAGCTGCGACCAGGCTGGTTTCGGCGTATGGCCGGCGCCCAAACCAGCATGATTTCGCGCATTCCTTTTCCGATATCGCCCCTGACCGGCGGCCCTTCCCCGCCGAACTCCGTCGAAACTCCTTTGAAATCAGATATATAGAAAAACAGGCATCCGGTTCCCCGTCCTGATCTGCCCCAGCGGCACGGGAACCGGGATGCGGTACAGGGTGTTTTCCCTGCATCTGGAACCGTGCCGCGTAAGACACCGGACATTCCCGGACGCGGCCGCAGAACAGGAGTATTTCGCATGACGTTTACTGTGACCCGGATGAAAACCACCATCGCCGGAACAATGGCAGCCGCCATGACAATGGCCACGCTGGCGCTGCCGGCCTTTGCCGTTGATCGCGCAGATGCTGTGAAAAGCATCGAGGTGACCGCAGATATGGGGTCGGTTCAGAATACCGCCGCAGCCGCATATTGGGCCACGCTCGACAAGGATCTCGAAACCGCGATCCTGACCAAAGTGACCGACCGGATGGGCGATGAAGGCGCCGCGATCACCGTCGATATTGACGAGGTTTCGCTGGCCAGCGGCTTCGCAGAATCGATTGGCCTGGCAGATTCGAAGCTTTCGGGCCTCGTGAAAGTGTCTGACCCGACCCAGCCGGGGCGCGGCGATTCCTATACGCTGACGGTTGACATGAATTCGACACTGCCTGCGCTTGGCGCCGGGTTCGATATCACCTCGCCCGAAGTCGATACCGCCGCCGTCTATGCCGCGATGCTTGACACATTTGCCGCCCAGGTGGTGACAAACCTCAAGTAAAGCAAAAAGGCGCGGGAGCAATCCCGCGCCTTTTCAACCCTTGATCCGTTGACCGGCTCAGCTGTTCAGGGTCTCGGTCGAGGAAAAGAACATTGCCTGGCTCACCGCCGAGCGCACCTGCTCCTCGGTATAGGGTTTGTTGATCAGGAAGGTCGGCTCGGGTCGTTCCCCCGTCAGCAGGCGTTCGGGGAAGGCGGTGATGAAGATCACCGGGATCGACCCAAGATCGGCCAGGATATCATTGACCGCATCAACGCCGGAGGAATTATCCGCAAGCTGAATATCGGCCAGGATCAGATCCGGCACCTTTTGGGCAGCAAGCGCCACCGCCTCGCTGCGGGTCCTCGCAACGCCGGTTACCGCATGGCCCATCGCCTCGACAATGGCGGTGATATCCATCGCGATGATCGCTTCATCCTCGATCACCATGACCTTGCCGAGGATCGAACTGGCCATTTCGGCAAAGGCGCGTTCAACCAGCGCCGTGGCACTGGCAGTGTCAACGCCAAGGATCGCCGCGACCTCGGCCGGGCTGAAGCCCTCGATGGTTTGCAGCAACAGCGCCTCGCGCGAATTCGGGGTCAGCCGCGCCATATGCTGCTGCGCCGCAACCGCCAGACGATCTTCGGCGGCAGTTACCGGGGAATCGGCTTTTTGCCAGACCTCATGAAAGCAGGCGAAAAGCCCGACCTTCACCGAGACCGCCCTCAACACCGGGGATGGATCCGCCAGAACCGCCTCGATTGCGGCAATGGCATAGGCATCGCCGCTCACCTGGTTTCCGGTCAATGCGCGCGCATAGCGCCGCAGATAGGGCAAATCCTGCGCAACTGCGCGGGAAAGATCTTCGCCAGACGTCACTTGCCCGGCGATTTGCCCCCCGGCAGACACCGCAGCCGAAGCATCATCTGCCGCTGCCCCCGTCGCGGCTCCCGAAGGAGCCCGGGCCGGAGCCCTGGAATCGGCCATAAAAAATTCTCCGTTCTGCGTACTTCTTGCGGAACCAAACGCGTCGAAGCCGCGTTTGGTTCCGTAGAGCAATGGCAGGACCACGAAAAAAATGCTACCAGGCAAACCCGCAGTCGCGACAGATCGCTCAGCGATCCGCACTCAGATCGATGAAAATCTGAGGCGGGTTTATGATGAGGTCCTGACTGAAGCGGTGCCTGACCGCTTTCTCCAGCTGCTCGCCCAGCTGAATCCTGATCCGCCTGCCAATGCCGATACCGATAAATGAGCCCGACAAATGACCCGCTTCCGGCCGGACTGCCGGCTCCGGAGCCGCGCAGGACAAGGTGGTAAAAGACAGGGCCATGAAAGATCAGTCTCCTCCCGCTCAGGCCGTACCTGATCCGCGCGAGCAGCTGGCGGCCCTCCTGCCCAATCTGCGGGCATTCGCGATCAGCCTGTCGCGGAATGTGGTTCTCGCCGATGATATCGTGCAGGAGACCATTCTGAAGGCCTGGTCGAATATGGACAAATTCGACCCTGCAACCAATCTCGAAGCCTGGCTCTTCACCATCCTGCGCAACACCTATTATTCGTTCCTGCGTAAAACGCGCCGCGAGGTGCAGGACAGCGACGGCGTCTTCGCTGGCAGCCTCTCTGAGGCCCCGGCCCATGACAGCCGCCTTGCCTATGGCGATTTCCAGCGAGCCTTTGATCAGCTGTCGCCGGAGCATCGCGAGGTTCTGATCCTGATCGGCGCCTCCGGCTATTCAGTGGAAGAAGCGGCGAAGATGATGGCCGTGGCGCCGGGAACCGTCAAAAGCCGCGCCAGCCGCGCACGCAAGCGCCTGTCCGAACTGATGGGCCTTGCCGAGGGCGAGGATCTGTTTTCTGGCATCAGCGGCGTCACCGCTGCCGTGATCAGCCGGCCGACCACACCGGCGACATGAAACTCTTCGCGGCACGGGAGATCACGTCTGGCCTTGCGCTGCGGCTGGCCGCAATGGTTATGATCGCCCTTTTGCCGCTTGGCCTGCTGGCGCTGGCCCAGACCTATATGACAATGCGCCAGACCGACGAGACCCGTCTCGCGGCCTCTGTCGGACGGACCCTCCAGGAAGCACTGCACGAGATCCGGCTGATCCGTGCCTCGCAGGTGACCGCCCAGCTTTTGGCCAGCAGCCTGCGCAATCATCCCGGGGATTGTGCCAGCCGGATCGCTGCCTATGCCACCAGCGACGGGCGCATCTCGCGCGCGGGGGTTGTCTCGGCAGATGGCCGGATGGTCTGCAGCTCTGACGGCAGCACGCGCGATTTCTCGCAGACCGAACGCTTTGCCGAAATCCTTGCCTCGGACCAGCCGCGCATCTTTCACGACCCGCAATGGTCCGACCCCGGGCAATCGGATGTTTCTCTGACATGGCCGCTCGGCGATGCCTCGGACCGGACCGACCCTCGCTCGGAGCAGCCTGAGGGGTTTATCCTGCTCTGGCTCCCCGAAAGCGCGCTGATTGACCTGCCCGATGACCTCGTTTCCCTTCCCGGTGGTACAATACCCAGAACCAGCGACCGACCTCTGGCACTGATCGCAGCCAACGGCGCGGGCGAGGTGATCTATGCCTCGACCGGGATTGCCAATGCCGGGTTATATCTGCCCGGCCAGGCCAGCCTGAAAAGCCTGATCCCGCAGAAAGCCCATAGTTTTTTTGACCATCCCAAGGGGTGGGAAACCCTGATGTACTCCTGGGTGCCGGTCAATCGCGATCTCTTTTTGCTGGGCGCCTGGACCTTGCCGGTCGAGGAAAATTTCCTGAACCGCCATGTGCTGCCCTATCTTTTTCCGGCGCTGATGTGGCTGACCGGGGTTGGCGTGACCATTCTCGGCGTCGAGCGGCTGGTCACGCGCCATGTCCGGCACCTGTCGCGGGCGATGCGCGATTTTACTTCGGGGAACCGGCTGCCCACTCAGGATGTCACACTCGCACGGCCCCCGCCGAAATTGCCAGCCTGGCCGAGGAATATCGCTCGCTGACAGACACGATCCTGCGCGATGAGGCCGAACTGGAAAACCTCGTGCGACAAAAGGATGAACTGCTGCGCGAGGTGCATCACCGCACCGGAAACAGTCTGCAACTGATCGCCTCTTTTCTTCGGATGCACCGGCGCGAGGCCGAGGACGAAACCATGCGCCTTGTGCTTGACGACCTGCATAACCGGGTGATGTCGCTTTCTTCAGTGCATCTCGGGCTTTACCGGATGGCCGGGGGAACCGGGGTCACAGTCGATCTGCTGATGGCCGAAGTGATCTCCAAGGTTGATCTGATCCATGGCCGGGCGGGACTGCAAGGGGCAGTCCAGGCGGATCTGATGCCCCTTCTTCTGCAGTCGCAACAGGCGGTGCCGCTGGCGCTGTTACTGGCCGAGATCCTCTCCTGTTTCCCGCCTTCCGAAGCTGGAAATCAACCGGTACGGATCAGGCTGAGCCATGGCCGCGCCGAAGATCAGCCGGGGCCTGCATCCTCCGAAGTCTCAGGGCCCGACACGAAGGTCGTTACTCGCGCGGGCACTGAAATCGCCCGGCTTGAAGTCTCCGGTGCCATTTCCGCGCGGGGCCGCCTGACCGGAGAACATGCCGGCGCCCCTTCTGTAATCGGCGCAAGGCTGATCCGCGGATTTGTCACGCAGCTGCCCGGCGACCTGCAAATCATCGAAGACAGCGCGCGGGTCCGGGCAGTGGTCACCTTTGCCTTCGATCCGGCGCTGACGCAGGTGCCAGAGATCGCCGCCGCCAGTCGCGCCTGACTGACCCACGGCGCGCGCGCCTGAGCGCATCCCGTCCGGAATCAGATCGGCCCCCCTCCCTCACCGGAGAGCGACCCGAAACACGGCCCGGGCAGGCGCCCTTTCGCAACTGAGCCACCTCTGAGCCCCAGTTGAGCCCCAGTCTGACGGCAGAAAGCGAGCCATGCCCCTCAGGCCGCGCCCGCATCCTTATCGCGCAAGGCCGCCTCCGCCGGTGTTTCGTCCCGCCGTGTCGCGGTGCTTCCAGCCCGGGAGACGGTCTCGTCCACCACCGATCGCAAGGTCGAGGTCAATCTTGTCACAAGCAGGCTGAGCTGTTCCAGATCATCACGCAGCTCCTCGCGCGCTTCGGCCTCTTCCGTTCCGGCGTTGTCAGGGCCTCTCGCTGCCGCGTCTGATGATGGCTGGCCCCGCGACAACAGGCTGGCGACAAAGCCACCGGCCCCCGTCAGTGCCGCTCCGGCCGTGACAATCTTCCCGACCCGGCCAAGCATTCCACCATTCTGCCCGGATGCGCCGGACCCGCCCTTGCCGAATTCGCGCCTGCAGGCGGCCTCGCGCGCGGCCAGCGCCGCAGCGCGGGTCTCGGCATCCAGCCCGTCCAGGCCCTGGCCGATTTCCTGGCGGATCGCCTGTTCCAGCGAGGCCGCGATATCTTCGAGACTGTCACGCGCCGCAACCTCATCCAGCGCACCGCTGTCTCTGGAGCGCTCCACCCGGGCGCGCAACCGGTCGGCCTCCTCCCGCAATGCGGCGATCCCTTGCAGCCATTCCGGTCGCGCCGCACGCGAAGACGACGAGCGGCGGCGAATTCCGCTCCAGGTGAGCCAGGCCAGCCCCGCGCCGGCCAGCGCCGCCGCACGCGGATTGGCCCGGATGGCAGCGCCTGCCGCCTCGATCACCGGCATCACCGCCGCGCCCGGCGAAGCGGGATCCGCATGTCCTGACGCATCCGGGCCTGCTGCACGGCCCTGGCCGCCCCCGAAAAACCTTGTCATATTGAAATTTTGTTTAAGCGCCGCAATGGCCTCGGCCAGATCCTGGCGGCTGCGGGCGATCTCTTCACCGATCCGGTCCCGATCATGCATCTTCCGTTCCTCCACCAATGGGTCCCCGTTCACGTGACCTCCGCTCACCGGAAACCCGCTCACTGGAAACCCGCTCGCCGGCTGGCGGTTCCTCGGCCGTGCCAGGCTGAAGTGCTCCGCCCCGCGCGAAGATCTCGCGACGCGCGAAATAGGAGGCGTGGCTGATGCGGCGCAATTGCCAC
It encodes:
- a CDS encoding sensor histidine kinase, with product MRQKDELLREVHHRTGNSLQLIASFLRMHRREAEDETMRLVLDDLHNRVMSLSSVHLGLYRMAGGTGVTVDLLMAEVISKVDLIHGRAGLQGAVQADLMPLLLQSQQAVPLALLLAEILSCFPPSEAGNQPVRIRLSHGRAEDQPGPASSEVSGPDTKVVTRAGTEIARLEVSGAISARGRLTGEHAGAPSVIGARLIRGFVTQLPGDLQIIEDSARVRAVVTFAFDPALTQVPEIAAASRA